A region from the Cellvibrio sp. PSBB006 genome encodes:
- a CDS encoding GbsR/MarR family transcriptional regulator codes for MPISLTPMIQACILHFGEMGSRWGINRTVGQMYALLVLSPEPLTADHIAETLGFSRSNVSMGLKELQSWELVRLQHIPGDRKEYYSAPADVWEIAKTLIEQRRKREIDPTLSTLRGLLMNKAASPDEQYAQQRMQEMHDLIEMLTLWTTEIQRLDSDRLHKLLKLGNSIGKVLDMKDKWLSTAKH; via the coding sequence ATGCCCATCTCGCTAACCCCCATGATTCAGGCCTGCATCCTTCACTTCGGCGAAATGGGTAGTCGCTGGGGTATTAACCGTACCGTCGGCCAGATGTATGCCCTGCTAGTGCTTAGCCCGGAACCGCTCACTGCCGACCATATTGCCGAAACACTCGGATTCTCCCGTTCCAACGTCAGCATGGGGCTTAAGGAATTGCAATCCTGGGAGTTGGTACGACTCCAGCATATCCCCGGAGATCGGAAGGAATATTATTCCGCGCCAGCCGATGTGTGGGAAATTGCCAAAACGCTGATCGAGCAACGCCGCAAACGCGAAATTGATCCAACTCTTTCTACCCTGCGCGGTCTGTTGATGAACAAAGCGGCCAGCCCCGATGAACAATACGCACAACAACGCATGCAGGAAATGCACGACCTGATCGAAATGCTGACGCTCTGGACAACAGAAATCCAACGGCTCGATAGCGATCGTTTGCACAAATTACTCAAGCTAGGTAACAGCATCGGTAAAGTCCTGGACATGAAAGACAAATGGTTAAGTACAGCGAAGCATTAA
- a CDS encoding TonB-dependent siderophore receptor: MMSPYVRVFVSGLLPLLMSAATMAQSAGETTPNDIYNLSLAELGQVEISIATGNSTPLDKAPATASVIYAAEIEAMGARNLNEVLETVPGLHVSLSTLSRLDSVYSIRGIHTGFNPQVLLLMNGIPVQSSLQGGRPSLFRLPVASIARVEVIRGPGSAIYGADAYAGVINVITKDAAAISGTEIGARHGSFNSSDFWLQGATSWNDWGIAFNLAYQESDGDKDRRVTTDLQSSLDDSFNTDASLAPGPLSTRYKLLDTHLAISSETLQFNLWSWISKDAGIGAGATQALDFEGEDDSELWMADITYRLNDDSDTWDHSLRFSYLYYDLQARFVLMPEDSILPIGSDGNLNFSNPAGQVYFPDGLLGNPGQRAEDTQFDLISIYNGWDTHRLRLAIGTRRQTLASHESKNYGPGVIDGSSTVVDGTLTDVSDTPFVYLDDSSRTIHYLSVQDEWQLVSDLTLTAGVRYDNYSDFGGTTNPRIALVWATSENLTTKLLYGSAFRAPSFSEQRFKNNPVSLGNQDLDPEHIDTLELSFNYRMNANFQTTLTLFTYQAQDMIEFIPDDSATTSTAQNARDQDGDGFEWELNWQPIPSLRLNGNYSWQDAKDAQTGQAVADAPGQQFKVGANWEFKPQWSINSQIYWVGDRQRAVGDARPAIDDYTLLNLTLRRKNVVPDLDLSIAMRNLTDEDAREPSNGAIADDYPLESRSVWLELKYLFN, encoded by the coding sequence ATGATGTCACCTTATGTTCGTGTGTTTGTTTCGGGATTGCTGCCACTCTTGATGTCAGCCGCAACCATGGCGCAATCCGCTGGCGAAACGACACCGAACGATATTTACAACCTGTCACTGGCAGAACTGGGCCAGGTCGAGATCTCTATCGCAACGGGGAACAGCACCCCTTTGGATAAAGCACCGGCCACTGCGTCTGTTATCTATGCCGCCGAAATCGAAGCCATGGGCGCCCGGAATCTCAATGAGGTGCTGGAGACGGTACCGGGCTTGCACGTTTCTCTATCCACGCTCAGCCGTCTCGACTCCGTCTATTCTATTCGCGGTATTCACACCGGCTTTAATCCACAGGTCTTGTTGTTGATGAACGGGATACCGGTGCAGTCCAGCTTGCAAGGTGGTCGACCGTCGCTCTTTCGTCTTCCGGTTGCCAGCATCGCACGGGTAGAAGTTATTCGCGGCCCGGGCTCAGCCATCTATGGTGCGGATGCCTATGCGGGTGTCATTAATGTCATCACCAAAGATGCTGCCGCGATCAGTGGAACGGAGATCGGTGCGCGCCATGGATCGTTCAACAGCAGTGATTTCTGGTTGCAAGGCGCAACGAGTTGGAATGACTGGGGTATTGCGTTTAATCTCGCGTATCAGGAAAGTGACGGCGACAAAGACCGCCGTGTTACGACAGATTTACAGTCTTCTCTTGATGACTCGTTCAATACCGATGCGTCTCTGGCTCCCGGCCCCTTATCGACCCGTTACAAACTGCTTGATACCCATCTGGCGATCAGCAGCGAAACCTTACAATTCAATTTGTGGAGTTGGATATCCAAAGATGCAGGCATCGGTGCAGGCGCCACCCAGGCGCTCGATTTCGAAGGCGAAGATGACAGCGAGTTATGGATGGCTGATATCACCTATCGTCTCAATGATGACAGTGATACATGGGACCACAGCCTACGTTTCAGCTACTTGTACTACGATCTCCAGGCTCGCTTCGTTCTTATGCCCGAAGATTCGATCTTACCTATCGGCAGCGACGGCAATTTGAACTTTTCCAATCCGGCCGGACAGGTTTATTTTCCTGACGGTTTGCTCGGCAATCCCGGGCAACGAGCTGAAGATACGCAGTTTGATCTTATCTCCATCTACAACGGCTGGGATACGCATCGTTTACGCCTCGCGATTGGTACCAGGCGACAAACCCTGGCATCGCACGAAAGCAAAAATTATGGTCCGGGTGTTATCGATGGTTCCTCTACCGTTGTTGACGGCACGCTTACCGATGTGAGCGACACACCTTTCGTTTATCTTGATGATAGTTCACGCACCATTCATTACCTTTCTGTCCAGGATGAATGGCAACTCGTTTCCGACCTGACGCTGACAGCCGGTGTGCGCTACGACAATTACTCTGACTTTGGCGGCACCACCAATCCCCGGATTGCACTCGTCTGGGCCACAAGCGAAAACCTGACCACCAAATTGCTCTACGGCAGCGCTTTTCGTGCACCCTCTTTTTCTGAACAACGGTTCAAAAACAATCCCGTTTCACTTGGCAATCAGGATCTCGATCCTGAACATATTGATACCCTGGAGCTGTCCTTCAATTACCGTATGAATGCCAATTTTCAGACAACACTGACACTATTTACTTATCAAGCCCAAGACATGATTGAATTTATTCCTGACGACAGCGCCACCACCAGCACCGCACAAAATGCGCGCGATCAGGACGGGGATGGCTTTGAATGGGAACTGAATTGGCAACCCATTCCCAGCTTGCGCCTGAACGGCAACTATTCCTGGCAAGATGCCAAAGATGCGCAGACAGGCCAAGCCGTGGCCGATGCGCCAGGCCAACAATTCAAGGTGGGCGCCAACTGGGAATTTAAACCACAATGGTCAATCAACAGCCAAATTTATTGGGTGGGTGATCGTCAACGTGCTGTCGGAGACGCTCGACCGGCAATTGATGATTACACCTTGCTAAACCTCACCTTGCGCCGCAAAAATGTGGTGCCCGATCTGGATCTTTCCATCGCGATGCGTAATCTGACCGACGAGGATGCCCGCGAGCCCAGTAACGGTGCCATTGCCGATGACTACCCTTTGGAGTCGCGCAGTGTTTGGCTGGAGCTGAAGTATCTTTTCAACTGA
- a CDS encoding EAL domain-containing protein, with protein MSSITTNNNQASSLPSILIVNNDPAALEQINACLTKAGHSRLTLVDSATKALRYLRHHPVDLLVLDVDTRDLDGWRLSRLVRSGILNCRADLPIIIVTSTWCERIAEVTAREYGINYLVPLNHLYRLPELVKHFATEHKGELARPRLLVVEDQQDTSDLIKRVLATPFDIEVAADGEAGLHAWQARRHDLVLLDIMLPTISGRDILIEIQRIDPNQPVVIMTAHTTIDQAEELMLLGAVDFLPKPFRAEQLRKVCDIAIHRDDFLVSNAQFAARVRSLEARELAYRNLYESHHQLLDDLQSVVMELDKDFKICFLNRAWEGMMGFSIEESLGSSLEMFIAPEDAAHFTLFKEKISLALLQKKPCPEIELCLCNRKKQKIWTQLKPSRSTRSENLSTLTVCLDNITERRETQEQLKYLAMHDSLTGLFNRHFFESTLEQLAADALRNNRHHGLVYIDLDHFKVINDTFGHQKGDDVLREMSLLLGKRIRKPDLLCRLGGDEFAVLLHDISGEEANHFARDIQTIIGDFGFQLHDQRMNLGCSIGLSLIDGSTANSEEYLMRADIALYVAKGRGRNLIHQYDPQDNESDELRRCINVSQKIRRAIAEDRMVLYFQPIFDVKKREISYYEALIRMRDSDGRIIGPAEFIPALETSGEMHLLDRWIIKLASRTLKEYPELNHIAINLSAQAFKDESLVPSILDCLQETGVDASRITFELTESDSLFNLHITQRVIADLHALGCSFSVDDFGSGFSSFAYLKDLPADYIKLDGSFIQNLHRDAVDQTLVRSIIQVVQALGKKAVAEYVENQEILDILQEMGIDFVQGFHIGYPLPIEKIFTRNHVGHAKTNSTLLSRFTRS; from the coding sequence GTGTCGTCTATTACCACTAATAACAACCAAGCCTCATCGCTTCCCTCAATTCTGATTGTGAATAACGATCCGGCAGCGCTGGAACAAATTAACGCCTGCCTGACAAAAGCCGGTCATTCCCGCCTTACGTTAGTGGACTCTGCTACCAAAGCGTTGCGTTATCTGCGCCACCATCCTGTTGATCTGCTGGTTCTCGATGTCGACACGCGCGACCTTGACGGTTGGCGGCTGTCGCGTCTGGTGCGCAGCGGTATCCTGAACTGTCGCGCGGACCTGCCGATTATTATTGTCACCAGCACTTGGTGTGAACGTATTGCAGAAGTGACGGCGCGTGAGTACGGCATCAATTATCTGGTGCCGCTGAATCACCTTTATCGGTTGCCGGAACTGGTTAAACACTTCGCCACTGAGCACAAAGGTGAACTGGCGAGGCCACGTTTGCTGGTGGTAGAAGACCAGCAGGACACCTCAGATTTAATCAAGCGCGTGCTGGCCACGCCTTTTGATATTGAAGTCGCTGCTGATGGTGAAGCCGGGTTGCACGCCTGGCAAGCGCGGCGTCACGATCTGGTATTGCTCGATATCATGCTGCCTACCATCTCGGGGCGCGACATCCTGATAGAGATCCAGCGCATCGACCCCAATCAACCCGTGGTCATCATGACCGCACACACCACCATCGATCAGGCCGAAGAATTGATGTTATTAGGCGCAGTGGATTTTTTACCCAAGCCATTTCGCGCGGAGCAATTGCGCAAGGTTTGTGATATCGCCATCCACCGCGATGACTTCCTGGTCAGCAACGCACAATTTGCCGCACGCGTAAGATCCCTCGAAGCCCGCGAGCTGGCTTATCGTAATTTATACGAAAGCCATCACCAGTTATTGGATGACCTGCAGTCGGTGGTGATGGAATTGGATAAGGATTTTAAAATTTGTTTTCTGAATCGGGCGTGGGAAGGCATGATGGGCTTTTCGATTGAAGAATCCCTCGGCTCTTCGCTTGAGATGTTTATCGCGCCGGAAGATGCCGCTCATTTTACGCTGTTCAAGGAAAAAATTAGCCTGGCCTTGCTGCAGAAAAAACCTTGCCCTGAAATTGAGTTGTGTTTGTGCAACAGAAAAAAGCAGAAAATCTGGACGCAATTAAAGCCCAGCCGCTCGACCCGCTCGGAAAATTTATCCACCCTGACGGTATGTCTCGACAATATTACTGAGCGGCGCGAAACCCAGGAACAACTTAAATACCTGGCCATGCACGATTCATTGACGGGCTTATTTAATCGCCACTTTTTTGAATCGACGCTGGAGCAATTGGCCGCTGACGCGCTGCGTAATAACCGCCATCACGGTCTGGTATATATTGACCTCGACCACTTCAAAGTCATCAATGACACCTTCGGTCATCAGAAGGGCGATGATGTGTTGCGAGAAATGTCATTGTTACTGGGTAAACGTATTCGCAAACCGGATTTATTATGTCGTTTGGGTGGCGATGAGTTTGCTGTGTTATTGCATGATATCAGTGGCGAAGAAGCGAACCATTTTGCGCGGGATATCCAGACGATTATCGGGGATTTCGGTTTTCAATTGCATGATCAGCGAATGAACCTCGGTTGCAGCATCGGTCTCTCGCTGATTGACGGTAGTACCGCCAATTCCGAAGAATATTTGATGCGTGCAGATATCGCATTGTATGTAGCCAAAGGCCGCGGCCGAAATCTGATTCATCAATACGATCCGCAGGATAACGAAAGTGATGAATTACGGCGCTGCATCAATGTGTCCCAAAAGATTCGCCGGGCAATTGCCGAAGACCGCATGGTGCTGTACTTCCAGCCAATCTTTGATGTTAAAAAACGCGAGATCTCCTATTACGAAGCCTTGATTCGTATGCGCGACAGCGACGGGCGTATTATCGGCCCGGCAGAGTTTATTCCAGCATTGGAAACGTCAGGCGAAATGCATTTACTGGATCGCTGGATTATTAAACTCGCCAGCAGAACCTTGAAGGAATATCCGGAGCTTAATCACATTGCGATTAACCTGTCTGCTCAGGCGTTTAAAGATGAAAGTCTGGTGCCGTCCATCCTTGACTGTTTGCAGGAAACCGGTGTGGATGCCAGTCGCATTACCTTTGAGCTGACGGAGAGCGATAGCCTGTTCAATCTCCATATCACGCAACGGGTCATTGCTGATTTGCATGCGTTGGGCTGCAGTTTTTCGGTGGATGATTTCGGTTCCGGCTTCAGTAGTTTTGCTTATTTGAAAGACTTGCCGGCGGATTACATCAAACTGGATGGTTCATTTATTCAAAACCTGCACCGCGATGCCGTTGATCAAACCCTGGTGCGTTCCATTATCCAGGTGGTTCAGGCGCTGGGTAAAAAAGCCGTGGCCGAGTATGTTGAGAACCAGGAAATTCTGGATATCCTGCAAGAGATGGGTATCGACTTTGTACAGGGATTCCATATCGGTTATCCCTTACCGATAGAGAAAATATTTACCCGCAATCATGTGGGGCATGCTAAAACGAACTCTACGCTATTGAGCCGTTTTACGCGCTCCTGA
- a CDS encoding class 1 fructose-bisphosphatase produces MHDVNDVLQADGAKPELVALVEIILGAAKHIAHCVRQGALAGVLGSTEDENIQGETQKKLDVIANQILKDALLENRQVCAIASEEEDTSVAGNPAGTYLVAFDPLDGSSNIDINGQVGTIFTIYPARADVACDSELQFHQPGIQQLCAGYVLYGGSTLLVISVGGATRCFTLDANGNFVLTEAELQIPADTREFAINLSNQRFWRSAFKRYVDDLIAGDTGPRAKNYNMRWNAAMVGDVHRVLMRGGIFSYPSDSRNPSQPAKLRLLYEANPMALLIEGAGGKAFTETQRILTLQPQTLHQRVAVILGSANEVEACLAYLK; encoded by the coding sequence ATGCACGATGTAAATGACGTTCTGCAAGCGGATGGTGCCAAACCTGAGTTGGTTGCGCTGGTTGAAATCATTCTGGGCGCGGCAAAGCATATTGCCCATTGCGTCCGTCAGGGCGCACTGGCCGGCGTATTGGGCTCAACAGAAGATGAAAATATTCAGGGAGAAACACAAAAGAAACTGGATGTGATTGCCAATCAGATTCTCAAGGATGCCTTGCTGGAGAACCGACAGGTCTGCGCTATTGCATCCGAAGAGGAAGATACCTCCGTTGCAGGAAATCCAGCCGGTACTTATCTGGTGGCTTTTGATCCGCTTGACGGCTCTTCAAACATTGATATCAATGGCCAGGTGGGAACGATCTTCACCATCTATCCGGCGCGTGCGGATGTGGCCTGTGACAGCGAGTTGCAGTTCCATCAACCGGGCATCCAGCAACTTTGTGCTGGCTATGTCCTTTACGGCGGCTCAACACTGTTGGTGATATCGGTGGGCGGTGCAACGCGGTGTTTTACCCTGGATGCCAACGGCAATTTTGTGCTCACAGAAGCAGAATTACAGATCCCGGCAGATACCAGAGAGTTTGCTATTAATCTGTCCAACCAGCGTTTCTGGCGTTCGGCCTTCAAGCGGTACGTCGATGATTTAATTGCCGGCGATACCGGGCCCCGCGCAAAAAATTACAACATGCGCTGGAATGCGGCCATGGTAGGCGATGTACACCGTGTGCTCATGCGTGGAGGCATATTCAGTTATCCCTCTGACAGCCGCAACCCCAGCCAGCCCGCAAAGCTCCGGTTGTTGTATGAAGCTAATCCGATGGCTCTGCTGATCGAAGGGGCCGGCGGCAAAGCTTTTACAGAAACGCAGCGTATCCTCACGCTTCAACCTCAAACACTTCACCAACGTGTGGCTGTTATTCTGGGTTCCGCGAATGAAGTGGAGGCCTGTCTCGCGTATCTGAAATAA
- a CDS encoding citrate/2-methylcitrate synthase: MSEEPKHDQVRSRNEPFTQKTATRIWSEQPSEDNPYIAAKTFCHGYDLIELMEKRSFIDVFYLLFRGELPTKPEAQLLQSLMIALINPGPRHAATRAAMNVGVGKTDPLHILPIASAVLGGAHLGGGEIESAMRFLRKRHHEDPALVANEMINTQQEQEHENNYAGFGKQYGGVDLMTNAIAQQMLTMHAAGDALRWGHQFAAALEPHGVGWLTTGIAAAVFADLGFHPRAGGCLFQLFGAPGLVAHGLELANKPITAMPFVSDENYVIER; the protein is encoded by the coding sequence ATGTCAGAAGAGCCCAAGCACGATCAGGTGCGCAGCCGCAACGAACCCTTTACCCAAAAAACCGCAACCCGCATCTGGTCAGAGCAACCCAGCGAAGACAATCCTTATATTGCGGCCAAAACATTTTGTCACGGTTACGACCTTATCGAGCTGATGGAAAAACGCTCATTCATTGATGTCTTCTATTTGCTCTTCCGCGGCGAACTCCCCACGAAGCCCGAAGCACAACTGCTGCAAAGCCTGATGATTGCATTAATTAATCCGGGACCACGCCATGCCGCCACTCGCGCAGCCATGAACGTCGGTGTCGGTAAAACCGATCCTTTGCATATATTGCCTATCGCTTCAGCCGTGCTTGGCGGAGCGCATCTCGGTGGCGGCGAAATAGAAAGTGCCATGCGCTTTCTCCGTAAAAGACATCATGAAGATCCCGCACTCGTGGCAAATGAGATGATCAATACTCAACAGGAGCAGGAGCACGAGAACAATTACGCAGGTTTTGGCAAGCAATATGGTGGTGTCGATCTCATGACCAACGCTATCGCCCAGCAAATGTTGACCATGCATGCCGCCGGTGATGCTTTGCGTTGGGGACATCAATTTGCAGCGGCTCTGGAGCCTCATGGCGTTGGGTGGTTAACCACAGGCATCGCCGCTGCGGTATTTGCAGACCTCGGCTTTCATCCGCGTGCGGGAGGCTGCCTGTTTCAATTATTTGGCGCACCCGGATTAGTGGCACACGGCCTTGAATTGGCTAATAAACCTATTACCGCGATGCCTTTTGTGAGCGATGAAAATTATGTTATCGAACGATAG
- the fbaA gene encoding class II fructose-bisphosphate aldolase, with protein MNALVNKTLVHAVAPGVATGDQVQALFDFAKRGQFAYPAVNVVGTNSINATLEAARQVNSPVIVQLSHSGAAFFLGKSVKLDGHQSSILGSVAAAQYVHTVARVYGVPVILHTDHAAKNLLPWIDGLLNAGEEYFAQNGRPLFSSHMIDLSEEPLHENVELCAEYLKRMSKMGMTLEIELGCTGGEEDGVDNTGMDSSALYTQPEDVAYAYEVLSAISPKFTIAASFGNVHGVYKPGNVKLTPKILRNSQTFVSEKFGVAENTLNFVFHGGSGSEPADIAEAIDYGVVKMNIDTDTQWATWQGVKEYAETHHAYLQSQIGNPDGDEKPNKKYYDPRAWLRKSEESMAKRLQQSFADLNCLNQYR; from the coding sequence ATGAACGCACTCGTGAATAAAACGCTGGTACATGCGGTGGCGCCCGGTGTGGCAACTGGTGATCAGGTGCAAGCCCTGTTCGATTTCGCGAAGCGAGGGCAGTTTGCATATCCGGCTGTCAATGTGGTGGGAACCAACTCCATCAACGCTACACTTGAAGCCGCACGTCAGGTAAATTCGCCGGTCATTGTGCAGTTATCTCACAGCGGTGCCGCTTTCTTTTTAGGTAAAAGCGTAAAGCTGGATGGGCACCAGAGTTCCATCCTCGGTTCTGTGGCGGCCGCGCAATATGTGCACACAGTAGCCAGGGTTTATGGCGTGCCGGTTATCCTGCACACCGACCATGCCGCCAAAAATTTATTACCCTGGATTGATGGCCTGCTCAACGCTGGCGAGGAATATTTTGCACAGAATGGTCGGCCATTATTCAGTTCACACATGATTGACCTCTCGGAAGAGCCCTTGCATGAAAACGTGGAGCTGTGTGCGGAATACCTCAAGCGCATGAGCAAGATGGGCATGACGCTGGAGATTGAGCTGGGCTGTACCGGCGGTGAAGAAGATGGTGTGGACAACACCGGCATGGATAGCTCGGCGCTTTACACGCAACCCGAAGATGTTGCCTACGCGTATGAGGTGTTATCAGCCATCAGCCCGAAATTTACCATCGCGGCGTCCTTCGGTAATGTGCACGGTGTGTATAAGCCGGGCAATGTAAAACTGACCCCCAAAATTCTCAGGAACTCACAAACGTTTGTGAGTGAAAAATTCGGCGTGGCAGAAAATACGTTGAATTTTGTTTTTCACGGCGGCTCCGGGTCGGAGCCTGCCGACATCGCCGAAGCCATTGATTACGGCGTAGTGAAGATGAATATTGATACCGATACACAGTGGGCAACCTGGCAGGGCGTAAAAGAATATGCCGAAACCCACCATGCTTATCTGCAAAGTCAGATTGGCAACCCGGACGGCGATGAAAAGCCCAATAAAAAATACTATGACCCGCGCGCCTGGTTGCGTAAAAGTGAGGAGTCGATGGCCAAGCGTCTGCAACAATCTTTTGCAGATCTTAATTGCCTCAATCAATACAGGTAA
- a CDS encoding thiamine pyrophosphate-binding protein — protein sequence MLQAVNNAIPFSPAKTDSQPHAVITPTGADLIVGYLQQLGIEVVFGVPGGAIEPLLNALARSERHGGPRLVVARHECGAAFMADGYYRETGKMGVVCSTTGPGATNLITGVASAFVEEIPMLVITAQTPLPKFGRGALQESSCTAIDTVGMFRYVTRFNTLISHQEQLENKLVSAIMSAHQGTCGPVHLSIPSDVLRSSVDTRRIQGDLLVPNFSMVDDLAIGRLYEKLARVERMVMYIGSGVGRAAKQLVEFAELTNTPFVTGPTGKSWVDETHPLYRGVYGFAGHDSAKHLLRNPNVELILAVGTALEELGTSGWKEDLLNNKLVHIDSCAEHFTRSPMACLHVFGNIDCIFDRLLMQVKTARQWGRQWQSLAGRGKKNIFDGYATVQEPEKCLCNEAPVKPQRLMTYLSRALPDDTRIFVDAGNGWSWATHYLMRRNSEGLYRIAMGYGSMAWSIGAAIGSAIANRRAPTVCIVGDGSYLMSAQEITVAAQQQLPVVFVVLNDAAMGMVMHGQRLGQQESIGWQLNDVNYAAMARAMGIDGIVIERPQQLELLDMQALFAKSGPTLLDVRIDRDEVPPMGDRISGLAQQGSATPGG from the coding sequence ATGTTACAGGCCGTTAACAACGCTATCCCATTTTCTCCTGCCAAAACTGACTCGCAACCACACGCTGTCATTACCCCAACCGGTGCTGATCTCATCGTGGGTTATCTACAGCAATTGGGTATAGAGGTGGTTTTCGGTGTTCCAGGCGGGGCGATTGAGCCCTTGTTAAACGCACTGGCGCGCAGCGAGCGGCACGGTGGTCCGCGCCTGGTCGTAGCGCGCCACGAATGCGGTGCCGCGTTTATGGCAGATGGCTATTACCGTGAAACCGGCAAGATGGGCGTGGTATGCAGTACAACCGGGCCGGGAGCTACGAATTTAATTACCGGTGTGGCATCCGCCTTTGTTGAAGAGATTCCCATGCTGGTCATCACCGCGCAGACGCCACTGCCCAAATTTGGCAGAGGTGCGCTGCAGGAATCCAGTTGTACCGCTATCGATACAGTAGGTATGTTCCGCTATGTCACCCGGTTTAATACGCTGATATCGCACCAGGAACAACTGGAAAATAAATTGGTGTCCGCCATCATGAGCGCGCATCAGGGAACCTGTGGTCCGGTGCACCTGAGCATTCCTTCGGATGTGCTTCGGTCTTCTGTCGACACCCGTCGGATACAAGGTGATTTACTGGTACCGAATTTTTCTATGGTGGATGATCTTGCCATCGGACGCTTGTATGAAAAGCTGGCCCGGGTTGAACGCATGGTGATGTACATCGGTAGCGGTGTGGGGCGAGCGGCCAAGCAACTGGTGGAATTTGCCGAACTCACCAATACCCCTTTTGTTACCGGCCCTACCGGTAAATCCTGGGTTGATGAAACCCACCCGTTATACCGCGGTGTTTATGGGTTTGCTGGCCACGACAGCGCGAAGCATTTGTTGCGAAACCCGAACGTGGAATTGATTTTAGCGGTGGGAACAGCGTTGGAGGAGTTGGGGACCAGTGGTTGGAAGGAAGATTTGCTGAACAATAAACTGGTACACATTGATTCGTGCGCGGAACATTTTACGCGTTCGCCAATGGCCTGCTTGCATGTCTTCGGCAATATTGACTGCATCTTTGATCGGCTGCTGATGCAAGTGAAGACGGCGCGCCAATGGGGGCGTCAATGGCAGTCCCTGGCGGGGCGCGGCAAAAAGAATATTTTCGACGGCTACGCCACGGTGCAGGAACCTGAGAAATGTTTATGCAATGAAGCACCGGTTAAACCGCAACGATTGATGACTTATCTCTCCAGGGCTTTGCCGGATGACACGCGTATCTTTGTTGACGCGGGTAATGGCTGGTCATGGGCCACGCATTACCTGATGCGTCGCAATAGCGAAGGCTTGTATCGCATCGCGATGGGATACGGTTCCATGGCGTGGTCTATCGGGGCGGCGATTGGTTCCGCCATCGCCAATCGCCGGGCACCGACGGTCTGTATCGTCGGCGATGGATCTTATTTGATGAGTGCGCAGGAAATTACCGTTGCGGCTCAGCAACAGCTGCCGGTGGTATTTGTTGTGCTCAACGATGCGGCCATGGGCATGGTGATGCACGGTCAAAGACTCGGTCAGCAGGAATCCATCGGCTGGCAGTTAAACGACGTGAATTATGCTGCTATGGCGCGTGCCATGGGTATCGACGGCATTGTGATTGAGCGTCCTCAGCAATTGGAGTTGCTCGATATGCAGGCGCTCTTTGCGAAATCCGGTCCGACATTACTGGATGTGCGTATCGACCGTGATGAAGTACCTCCTATGGGTGACCGTATCAGCGGCTTGGCGCAACAGGGCTCGGCGACCCCCGGTGGTTGA
- the tpiA gene encoding triose-phosphate isomerase, translating to MTHQRKPIVIANWKLNGGLDLICTSVASFIGKHFEAQIVICPPYIYMRDMMTFLQYSELQIGSQNVSKFKSGAYTGETSAQMLKQAGCALCLIGHSERRAMFAENNPGCRTKVQLALNHGLLPVLCIGETKEEREAGTAKDVIFTQLSEGLMDIDLTGKDLCIAYEPVWAIGTGLAATPDMVQEIHRFIRDKLETLYNPTIAQSVRIVYGGSVNKTNAKELLNQQDIDGLLVGGASLDPDHFLEICKQANNVAQV from the coding sequence ATGACGCATCAACGCAAGCCCATCGTAATCGCCAACTGGAAGCTCAATGGCGGCCTGGATTTAATTTGCACCTCTGTGGCCTCGTTTATCGGTAAGCATTTTGAAGCGCAGATTGTCATTTGCCCGCCTTACATTTACATGCGCGACATGATGACGTTTTTGCAGTATTCCGAATTGCAGATCGGCAGCCAGAACGTCAGTAAATTCAAATCTGGCGCTTATACCGGTGAAACCTCTGCGCAAATGCTCAAGCAAGCGGGTTGCGCACTGTGTTTGATCGGCCACTCCGAACGCCGCGCCATGTTTGCAGAAAACAATCCGGGTTGTCGCACCAAAGTCCAATTGGCCCTTAACCATGGTTTATTGCCTGTGCTGTGCATCGGTGAAACCAAAGAGGAGCGCGAAGCCGGGACTGCAAAAGACGTTATCTTTACCCAGTTGAGTGAAGGCTTGATGGATATCGATCTGACCGGCAAGGACTTATGCATTGCTTATGAGCCTGTGTGGGCAATCGGCACCGGTTTAGCTGCGACGCCGGATATGGTGCAGGAAATTCACCGCTTTATCCGCGACAAACTGGAAACGCTGTATAACCCGACGATTGCTCAGAGCGTCCGTATTGTGTACGGCGGCAGCGTCAATAAAACCAATGCCAAAGAATTGTTAAATCAACAAGATATTGATGGGTTGCTGGTCGGCGGTGCGAGTCTCGACCCGGATCATTTTCTTGAAATTTGTAAACAAGCGAACAATGTTGCACAGGTTTAG